One Setaria italica strain Yugu1 chromosome II, Setaria_italica_v2.0, whole genome shotgun sequence DNA segment encodes these proteins:
- the LOC101753732 gene encoding UDP-glycosyltransferase 76B1 — protein sequence MAGVQEPCTGGRDGGQGTHRRRRVLVFPLPFQGHINPMLQLAGALHARGLAVTVLHTHFNAPDPARHPEFQFVPVPDGVPAELAASGNALDIMHAMNAAMEAEAEAAVRGVLASVLGDEGQPPVACIIFDANLLAVPRAATALGLKTLVLRTGSTACLCCFMAYPMLHEKGYLPPRDLELYTPVKELPPLRVKDLFYATGSYQETMRKMIARSVEAVKNSAGLVINTFDALEADELGRIREELNIPLVIAAGPLHKLSSRSTGSSLLEQDFGCIEWLDKQASKSVLYASFGSLASLDSNEFLEVAWGLANSGHPFIWVVRPGMVQGLDGPDLPNGFGDAVEGRGKVVKWAPQQEVLAHHAVGGFWTHNGWNSTLESISEGVPMICRPLFADQMMNARYVEKRWGVGFELEGVLERGKIEKAIRKLMEEPEGDEMREKAKELKEEATDCLKIGGSSQSAIDKLVNYILSM from the exons ATGGCCGGTGTCCAGGAACCGTGCaccggcggccgcgacggcggccaGGGAACGCACCGGCGGCGCCGTGTCCTGGTGTTCCCGCTGCCGTTCCAGGGCCACATCAACCCGATgctgcagctcgccggcgcgctccACGCGCGGGGCCTCGCCGTCACCGTGCTCCACACGCACTTCAACGCACCGGACCCCGCGCGCCACCCGGAGTTCCAGTTCGTGCCCGTGCCCGACGGCGTCCCCGCCGAGCTCGCCGCGTCCGGGAACGCCCTCGACATCATGCACGCCATGAACGCGGCcatggaggcggaggcggaggcggccgtcCGGGGCGTCCTCGCGTCGGTGCTCGGGGACGAGGGGCAGCCTCCGGTCGCCTGTATTATCTTCGACGCCAACCTCCTTGCCGTGCCCAGGGCTGCCACGGCGCTCGGCCTCAAGACGCTGGTGCTGCGCACCGGGAGCACGGCATGCCTCTGTTGCTTCATGGCCTACCCTATGCTTCATGAAAAAGGCTATCTGCCTCCAAGAG ATTTGGAACTCTATACGCCGGTGAAGGAGCTGCCACCACTGCGGGTAAAAGACCTCTTCTATGCAACCGGGAGCTACCAAGAAACAATGAGGAAAATGATTGCTCGATCCGTAGAAGCAGTGAAAAATTCCGCTGGTCTAGTGATCAACACATTTGATGCTCTGGAGGCAGACGAGCTAGGGAGGATCCGTGAAGAGCTCAACATACCTCTAGTAATCGCGGCTGGACCTCTTCACAAGCTTTCCTCTAGGAGTACAGGAAGTAGCTTATTGGAGCAAGACTTTGGTTGCATCGAGTGGCTCGATAAACAAGCCTCAAAATCTGTATTGTATGCCAGCTTCGGTAGCTTGGCTTCCCTGGACTCCAATGAGTTCTTGGAAGTGGCTTGGGGTTTGGCCAACAGTGGCCATCCTTTTATATGGGTGGTTCGGCCAGGCATGGTACAGGGTTTGGACGGTCCAGATTTACCAAATGGCTTTGGGGATGCCGTTGAGGGCAGGGGCAAGGTAGTTAAGTGGGCGCCACAGCAGGAGGTACTGGCTCACCATGCAGTGGGCGGGTTTTGGACACACAATGGATGGAACTCGACATTAGAGAGCATCAGTGAGGGAGTTCCAATGATATGTAGGCCCCTGTTTGCTGATCAGATGATGAACGCTCGGTACGTGGAGAAGAGATGGGGCGTAGGATTTGAGCTGGAAGGAGTGTTGGAAAGAGGAAAGATTGAGAAGGCCATTAGGAAGCTGATGGAGGAGCCCGAGGGAGATGAGATGAGGGAAAAAGCAAAGGAGCTAAAGGAGGAAGCGACGGACTGCTTGAAAATTGGTGGGTCTTCTCAGAGTGCCATTGACAAGTTGGTGAATTATATACTTTCAATGTGA
- the LOC101754136 gene encoding UDP-glycosyltransferase 76B1 isoform X2, protein MATAAAGGRRRRVLFFPLPYQGHINPMFQLAGLLHARGFAVTIFHTHFNAPDASAHRDYDFVPVPDGMPEGGHPLQDIAKRILDMNRACEAPFRERLAALLERREGDDVACLVADAHLLAMVDVARGLGVPTLVLRTASAACFRCFLAYPMLHEKGYLPPQDLDMPVKELPPLRVKDLYYSRRVDNELVTKLLTRATQAVKNSSGLVINTSDALEKTELERIRDELNIPMVLPVGPLHKLSSKSVGSSLLNQDYGCIEWLETRPSKSVLYVSFGSLASVGSKEFLEVAWGLANSGVPFLWVVRPDILQDLDDPNFPNGFEAAVQDRGKLIQWAPQEEVLAHRAVGGFWTHNGWNSTLESICEGVPMMCRPQFADQPMNTRYVEQTWGVGFELEGVLERGKIEKAVRKLMKDREGDEMRERAKELKNKVEDCLKIGGSSQIAIDKLVNYLLAT, encoded by the exons AtggccaccgccgctgctggcggccgtcggcggcgcgtGCTGTTCTTCCCGCTCCCGTACCAGGGCCACATAAACCCCATGTTCCagctcgccggcctcctccacgcGCGCGGGTTCGCCGTCACCATCTTCCACACCCACTTCAACGCCCCCGACGCGTCCGCCCATCGGGACTACGACTTcgtccccgtccccgacggcatGCCGGAGGGCGGCCACCCGCTGCAGGACATCGCCAAGCGCATCCTCGACATGAACCGCGCCTGCGAGGCGCCGTTCCGGGAGCGCCTCGCCGCCCTGCTGGAGCGGCGGGAGGGCGACGACGTCGCGTGCCTCGTCGCCGACGCGCACCTGCTGGCGATGGTGGACGTGGCGCGGGGCCTCGGCGTGCCCACGCTGGTGCTGCGCACCGCCAGCGCCGCGTGCTTCCGCTGCTTCCTGGCGTACCCCATGCTTCATGAAAAGGGTTATCTGCCTCCGCAAG ATCTAGACATGCCAGTGAAGGAGTTGCCACCACTGCGGGTAAAGGACCTCTACTACTCAAGAAGGGTTGACAATGAACTGGTGACCAAATTGCTCACTCGAGCCACGCAAGCAGTAAAGAATTCATCCGGTTTAGTTATCAACACATCTGATGCTCTGGAGAAAACCGAGCTCGAGAGGATCCGTGATGAGCTCAACATCCCTATGGTTCTCCCTGTAGGCCCTCTCCACAAGCTTTCTTCCAAGAGCGTAGGGAGCAGCTTACTGAACCAAGACTATGGTTGCATCGAGTGGCTGGAAACGCGACCTTCGAAATCGGTGTTGTATGTCAGCTTTGGGAGTTTGGCATCAGTGGGCTCCAAGGAGTTCTTGGAGGTGGCTTGGGGTTTGGCAAACAGTGGCGTTCCTTTCCTATGGGTGGTTCGGCCAGATATATTGCAAGATTTGGATGATCCCAATTTCCCAAACGGCTTTGAGGCCGCAGTTCAGGACAGGGGCAAGCTGATTCAGTGGGCCCCACAAGAGGAGGTGTTGGCGCACCGTGCTGTGGGTGGGTTTTGGACCCACAATGGATGGAACTCGACATTGGAGAGTATTTGTGAGGGTGTTCCGATGATGTGTAGGCCTCAATTCGCAGATCAGCCGATGAACACGAGGTATGTGGAGCAAACATGGGGTGTAGGGTTTGAGCTTGAAGGCGTGCTAGAAAGAGGAAAAATTGAGAAGGCCGTAAGGAAGCTAATGAAGGATAGAGAAGGTGATGAGATGAGGGAAAGAGCTAAGGAACTAAAGAACAAAGTGGAGGACTGCTTGAAAATTGGTGGGTCTTCTCAGATTGCCATTGACAAGTTGGTGAACTACTTACTTGCTACGTGA
- the LOC101754136 gene encoding UDP-glycosyltransferase 76B1 isoform X1, with protein MATAAAGGRRRRVLFFPLPYQGHINPMFQLAGLLHARGFAVTIFHTHFNAPDASAHRDYDFVPVPDGMPEGGHPLQDIAKRILDMNRACEAPFRERLAALLERREGDDVACLVADAHLLAMVDVARGLGVPTLVLRTASAACFRCFLAYPMLHEKGYLPPQESDLDMPVKELPPLRVKDLYYSRRVDNELVTKLLTRATQAVKNSSGLVINTSDALEKTELERIRDELNIPMVLPVGPLHKLSSKSVGSSLLNQDYGCIEWLETRPSKSVLYVSFGSLASVGSKEFLEVAWGLANSGVPFLWVVRPDILQDLDDPNFPNGFEAAVQDRGKLIQWAPQEEVLAHRAVGGFWTHNGWNSTLESICEGVPMMCRPQFADQPMNTRYVEQTWGVGFELEGVLERGKIEKAVRKLMKDREGDEMRERAKELKNKVEDCLKIGGSSQIAIDKLVNYLLAT; from the exons AtggccaccgccgctgctggcggccgtcggcggcgcgtGCTGTTCTTCCCGCTCCCGTACCAGGGCCACATAAACCCCATGTTCCagctcgccggcctcctccacgcGCGCGGGTTCGCCGTCACCATCTTCCACACCCACTTCAACGCCCCCGACGCGTCCGCCCATCGGGACTACGACTTcgtccccgtccccgacggcatGCCGGAGGGCGGCCACCCGCTGCAGGACATCGCCAAGCGCATCCTCGACATGAACCGCGCCTGCGAGGCGCCGTTCCGGGAGCGCCTCGCCGCCCTGCTGGAGCGGCGGGAGGGCGACGACGTCGCGTGCCTCGTCGCCGACGCGCACCTGCTGGCGATGGTGGACGTGGCGCGGGGCCTCGGCGTGCCCACGCTGGTGCTGCGCACCGCCAGCGCCGCGTGCTTCCGCTGCTTCCTGGCGTACCCCATGCTTCATGAAAAGGGTTATCTGCCTCCGCAAG AGTCAGATCTAGACATGCCAGTGAAGGAGTTGCCACCACTGCGGGTAAAGGACCTCTACTACTCAAGAAGGGTTGACAATGAACTGGTGACCAAATTGCTCACTCGAGCCACGCAAGCAGTAAAGAATTCATCCGGTTTAGTTATCAACACATCTGATGCTCTGGAGAAAACCGAGCTCGAGAGGATCCGTGATGAGCTCAACATCCCTATGGTTCTCCCTGTAGGCCCTCTCCACAAGCTTTCTTCCAAGAGCGTAGGGAGCAGCTTACTGAACCAAGACTATGGTTGCATCGAGTGGCTGGAAACGCGACCTTCGAAATCGGTGTTGTATGTCAGCTTTGGGAGTTTGGCATCAGTGGGCTCCAAGGAGTTCTTGGAGGTGGCTTGGGGTTTGGCAAACAGTGGCGTTCCTTTCCTATGGGTGGTTCGGCCAGATATATTGCAAGATTTGGATGATCCCAATTTCCCAAACGGCTTTGAGGCCGCAGTTCAGGACAGGGGCAAGCTGATTCAGTGGGCCCCACAAGAGGAGGTGTTGGCGCACCGTGCTGTGGGTGGGTTTTGGACCCACAATGGATGGAACTCGACATTGGAGAGTATTTGTGAGGGTGTTCCGATGATGTGTAGGCCTCAATTCGCAGATCAGCCGATGAACACGAGGTATGTGGAGCAAACATGGGGTGTAGGGTTTGAGCTTGAAGGCGTGCTAGAAAGAGGAAAAATTGAGAAGGCCGTAAGGAAGCTAATGAAGGATAGAGAAGGTGATGAGATGAGGGAAAGAGCTAAGGAACTAAAGAACAAAGTGGAGGACTGCTTGAAAATTGGTGGGTCTTCTCAGATTGCCATTGACAAGTTGGTGAACTACTTACTTGCTACGTGA